In Porphyromonas cangingivalis, a genomic segment contains:
- a CDS encoding Mfa1 family fimbria major subunit (Members of this family are fimbrial shaft proteins (major subunit proteins), found in the Bacteriodetes. The family is named for Mfa1 from Porphyromonas gingivalis, and is related to but distinct from the family of FimA from the species.) — protein sequence MNAIFRSIIVMVMAFSVVACNKDNTPKGDDQNSGDVFVSFGVNIPAASSLRAETEVGTEAENKISKVLVVLYNATTNDVDYNFSFDIKYSGKSGENFVGNDISNATSATSSRFVTVAQMVKKQDYKIAVFLNPTARILEATQKGRRATELDAVLGKDDLLHNDGHIQMTNEQGLVSISSSALKPSVAEAEAAPVRVTVDRVVAKVVVNGEGVVAKTVGDAVSDLEWTLDVTNKKSFLMRKFAPLGGTLTMEAQGDNSDRAMRYATDPNFDGNYDTMSSTDLAAEFDYITVPTSLVTANATTAMYVLENTMAKEKQYTVATTQVFLKLVYTPSGLQKGKTWVLYRGKKMHLDDFNTKIQEAKNSGATDASLDMPTGFVDEMKTKSAYPDEALKEPHLSIFKDGVCYYRIPIRHFGDNVSPDKMSYGRYGLVRNNVYTVNIKSVSIPGEPKNTPPDPNTPDDKKDTYISFNISVNYWYIRTQNISL from the coding sequence ATGAACGCTATTTTTAGATCAATCATCGTAATGGTAATGGCTTTTTCGGTCGTTGCCTGCAATAAGGATAATACCCCCAAGGGTGATGACCAAAACTCCGGGGATGTCTTTGTATCTTTCGGCGTAAATATCCCGGCTGCGTCCTCTCTGAGAGCTGAAACAGAGGTCGGAACAGAGGCAGAGAATAAAATATCCAAAGTCCTCGTTGTCCTCTACAATGCGACAACCAACGATGTCGACTACAACTTCTCTTTTGATATCAAGTATAGTGGCAAGAGTGGTGAGAACTTTGTCGGGAATGATATCTCTAATGCGACTTCTGCGACTTCAAGCCGATTTGTGACCGTTGCTCAGATGGTCAAGAAGCAAGATTACAAGATTGCAGTCTTCTTAAATCCTACGGCTCGTATTCTCGAAGCGACTCAAAAGGGGCGTCGTGCCACTGAGCTTGATGCAGTCCTCGGTAAGGATGATCTACTTCACAATGATGGGCACATACAGATGACCAATGAACAAGGTCTAGTGAGTATCTCAAGCTCGGCCTTGAAACCCTCTGTCGCAGAGGCGGAGGCTGCACCTGTACGTGTGACTGTAGACAGAGTTGTCGCAAAGGTTGTCGTAAACGGTGAAGGTGTCGTTGCAAAGACCGTAGGTGATGCTGTAAGTGATTTGGAATGGACGCTTGATGTGACCAATAAAAAGAGTTTCCTTATGAGGAAGTTTGCCCCCCTTGGTGGTACACTCACGATGGAAGCACAGGGGGATAATTCGGACCGAGCCATGCGCTATGCAACGGATCCTAACTTTGACGGTAATTACGACACAATGAGCTCTACTGATCTTGCGGCAGAGTTTGATTACATCACGGTACCTACTTCGTTGGTCACTGCGAACGCCACGACTGCAATGTATGTCCTTGAGAATACTATGGCGAAAGAGAAGCAGTACACTGTGGCGACAACACAAGTTTTCTTGAAACTTGTCTATACCCCCTCAGGACTGCAGAAAGGCAAAACTTGGGTTCTTTACAGAGGTAAGAAGATGCACCTTGATGACTTCAATACAAAAATCCAAGAGGCAAAGAATTCCGGTGCTACAGATGCTTCTTTGGATATGCCTACCGGATTTGTTGATGAAATGAAGACAAAGAGTGCCTATCCTGATGAGGCCTTGAAAGAACCCCATTTATCCATATTCAAGGATGGTGTATGTTACTATCGAATCCCTATCCGTCACTTTGGGGACAATGTCAGTCCTGACAAGATGTCTTATGGTCGCTATGGCCTTGTCCGCAATAATGTCTACACTGTTAATATCAAGTCTGTTTCGATCCCGGGTGAGCCTAAAAATACACCTCCTGATCCAAATACGCCTGATGATAAGAAGGATACATACATTTCCTTTAATATATCTGTGAACTACTGGTACATCCGTACTCAAAATATATCTCTTTAA
- a CDS encoding DUF3575 domain-containing protein has translation MIRRFFVAVLLVTALVFSSHAQRFVVKTNLPYWGIMSPNAGLEFRMGKKFTFDVNGGGNLFRPIDGKQFKHWFVQPELRYWFCESFNGHFLGIHGSGGQYNVGGWDIPIGDLKHLKDYRYQGSFYGGGLTYGHQWYLGSRWNLELSIGAGYLRMYYDKFRCANCGSKLDSGKKDYLGVTKAALSLIYVIK, from the coding sequence ATGATTAGACGTTTTTTTGTTGCTGTTTTATTGGTGACAGCATTGGTATTCTCGTCTCATGCTCAGAGGTTTGTTGTGAAAACAAATTTGCCCTACTGGGGTATCATGAGTCCTAATGCCGGATTGGAGTTTAGGATGGGAAAGAAGTTTACTTTTGATGTCAATGGGGGAGGAAATCTGTTTCGTCCCATTGATGGTAAGCAATTCAAGCATTGGTTTGTTCAGCCGGAGTTGCGCTATTGGTTTTGTGAGTCATTTAATGGACACTTCTTGGGCATTCATGGCTCTGGAGGGCAGTACAATGTTGGAGGTTGGGACATCCCGATAGGGGACTTGAAACATCTCAAGGATTATCGCTACCAAGGGTCTTTTTATGGTGGAGGACTGACTTATGGGCATCAGTGGTACTTGGGTAGTCGATGGAATCTCGAACTCAGTATCGGTGCGGGATATCTAAGGATGTACTACGATAAGTTCAGATGTGCCAACTGTGGCTCTAAACTCGATAGTGGTAAGAAGGATTACTTGGGCGTGACCAAAGCGGCCTTGTCTCTGATTTATGTAATTAAATAA
- a CDS encoding Mfa1 family fimbria major subunit (Members of this family are fimbrial shaft proteins (major subunit proteins), found in the Bacteriodetes. The family is named for Mfa1 from Porphyromonas gingivalis, and is related to but distinct from the family of FimA from the species.), protein MRFLKVFVATVVALGVIACSKENTPNNTTIDETIGDAYMAVGFRVPEGPSVRAAAIPTEPGTPAEMTVNNVLVVLYSQETSLVEYAWELDAKRTGAEDQAFTGTDVFPGYGQDLPNVGTGVPTNSSFISVARKVKKADYHVAIFLNPNAKIKEITAVGKNKSELDAPVTADIINAQVGQPILMSNEQGLIPVPSTALKPTADEAQKNPIKVIVDRAVAKVTLIGEASYTNTIGDKVSDVEWILDVTNKKTYWMRKLAPLLSGTQEVLNDGSSRQSRYAIDPNYNGEYNTLTANDLGEEFNYIDLNSNPTFNSISVIGGESKFAYALENTMEASKQFLVATTQIIIKATYTPKDLTKGQTWVNYRGKKMHLTDFNQKVQQAQAHDATDHGLGMPDGFVAEMKGKGDFADESLKEPNLSIYKNGLCYYRVPIRHFSDDLVDTVMGYGRYGIVRNNVYNCTLSEIKIPGEPKITPPTPTTPDDKKNDYVSFDVRVNPWVSRTQDVEL, encoded by the coding sequence ATGAGGTTTCTTAAAGTTTTTGTGGCAACAGTGGTTGCCTTGGGTGTGATTGCGTGTAGCAAGGAAAACACTCCGAACAATACTACCATTGATGAAACAATCGGTGATGCTTACATGGCGGTCGGCTTCAGAGTTCCCGAAGGTCCGAGCGTAAGGGCAGCTGCTATTCCTACCGAGCCGGGAACTCCGGCAGAAATGACTGTAAATAATGTTCTTGTCGTTCTGTATAGTCAAGAGACAAGTTTGGTTGAATACGCTTGGGAATTGGATGCGAAAAGAACCGGCGCAGAGGATCAGGCTTTTACCGGGACAGATGTCTTTCCGGGATATGGGCAAGACTTGCCAAACGTGGGAACAGGTGTGCCGACCAATAGCTCTTTCATCTCTGTGGCAAGAAAGGTCAAGAAGGCGGACTATCATGTTGCCATCTTCTTGAATCCTAATGCAAAGATCAAAGAAATTACAGCTGTCGGAAAGAATAAGTCAGAGTTGGACGCTCCTGTAACTGCAGATATCATTAATGCACAGGTCGGACAACCCATTCTTATGAGCAACGAACAAGGTCTTATTCCTGTGCCAAGTACAGCTCTAAAGCCAACTGCTGATGAGGCACAGAAGAATCCTATCAAGGTCATTGTCGATAGAGCTGTTGCCAAGGTGACTCTTATCGGAGAAGCATCATACACCAATACTATTGGAGATAAGGTCAGTGATGTAGAGTGGATCCTTGATGTGACCAACAAGAAGACTTATTGGATGCGAAAACTTGCTCCACTTCTTTCGGGGACACAGGAGGTCCTAAACGATGGATCTTCTCGCCAATCTCGTTATGCAATCGACCCTAACTATAATGGCGAGTATAATACTTTGACAGCAAATGATTTGGGTGAAGAGTTCAATTATATTGATCTTAACAGTAATCCGACATTTAATTCAATCTCTGTCATTGGGGGAGAGTCAAAGTTTGCATACGCTCTTGAAAATACAATGGAGGCAAGCAAGCAGTTCCTTGTCGCAACTACACAGATCATCATCAAGGCAACTTACACTCCAAAGGATCTTACTAAGGGTCAGACTTGGGTAAACTACCGTGGTAAGAAGATGCATTTGACAGACTTTAATCAAAAAGTACAACAAGCACAAGCTCATGATGCAACTGACCATGGATTAGGGATGCCTGACGGCTTTGTTGCCGAAATGAAAGGAAAAGGTGATTTTGCAGATGAAAGTCTAAAAGAACCAAACCTCAGTATCTACAAAAATGGTCTTTGCTATTATCGTGTGCCCATTCGTCACTTCTCTGATGATTTGGTCGATACCGTCATGGGCTATGGTCGTTACGGTATCGTAAGAAACAACGTGTACAACTGCACACTTTCTGAGATCAAGATCCCCGGAGAACCCAAGATCACTCCTCCTACACCAACCACTCCCGATGACAAGAAGAATGACTATGTCTCTTTTGATGTTCGAGTGAATCCATGGGTCTCTCGTACTCAAGATGTAGAATTGTAA
- a CDS encoding energy transducer TonB: MEVKKSKQANLENNKQLYFLMGLVVALAVVFTAFELGQKEIKFQDISSNQVVEEIENIEITPPDDNQAPPPPPPPAPAIAEEINVVENDVNIEQVEIISTDDNENKQQAIFAPPSAGTGRAETVQDDQIFEFLEEMPEFPGGETEMMKFLSKNVVYPTIASENGIQGRVMVGFVVERDGSVSDVKVLRGVDPSLDKEAIRVVKSMPKWKPGMQTGKPVRCRFTIPVNFRLR; this comes from the coding sequence ATGGAAGTAAAGAAATCCAAACAAGCTAACTTGGAGAACAACAAGCAGCTCTATTTCCTTATGGGTTTGGTCGTTGCGCTGGCTGTTGTCTTTACGGCATTTGAGCTGGGGCAAAAGGAGATTAAATTCCAAGACATCAGCAGTAATCAGGTTGTCGAAGAGATAGAGAACATCGAGATCACTCCTCCCGATGACAATCAGGCTCCACCTCCACCACCGCCTCCTGCGCCTGCAATCGCTGAGGAAATCAATGTCGTGGAAAATGATGTGAATATCGAGCAGGTCGAGATCATCTCTACCGATGACAATGAGAACAAGCAACAAGCAATCTTTGCTCCCCCTTCTGCCGGTACAGGTCGTGCCGAAACAGTGCAGGATGATCAGATTTTCGAATTCCTTGAAGAGATGCCTGAGTTCCCTGGTGGTGAGACTGAGATGATGAAGTTCCTCTCAAAGAATGTCGTCTATCCTACGATTGCATCTGAAAACGGTATCCAAGGTCGTGTCATGGTCGGGTTCGTCGTTGAGAGAGACGGTTCAGTGTCCGATGTGAAGGTGCTCCGTGGTGTGGACCCATCACTCGACAAGGAAGCTATCAGAGTCGTGAAGTCTATGCCTAAGTGGAAGCCCGGTATGCAGACAGGTAAGCCTGTGCGTTGCCGCTTCACAATCCCCGTAAACTTCCGTTTGAGATAA
- a CDS encoding adenylosuccinate synthase, with protein sequence MKKVDVLLGLQWGDEGKGKVVDVLTPHYDLIARFQGGPNAGHTLEFDGKKYVLRSIPSGIFQGGKINAIGNGVVLDPLLFMEEAEGLAKSGINLKERLYISKKAHLIMPTHRLLDAANEARKGDAKIGTTGKGIGPTYTDKVSRNGLRVGDILSDFEAKYAKAKARHIDILSSMGEVADFSELEKAWLDSISYLREFTLIDSEYYINDILKADKSVLAEGAQGSLLDIDFGSYPFVTSSNTVSAGCCIGLGISPRHIGNVYGIFKAYCTRVGAGPFPTELFDEIGETMCDKGREFGSVTGRKRRCGWLDLVALKYTTMLNGVTDLIMMKSDVLDDFEEIKVCVAYEINGEKTEHFPFDTTAEIKPLYKSFKGWQTDMTQCCDEADFSEPFNEYIRFIESYLGVPISIVSVGPDRKQTIVRKK encoded by the coding sequence ATGAAAAAAGTAGACGTCCTCCTCGGACTACAATGGGGAGATGAGGGTAAAGGTAAGGTTGTCGATGTGCTTACCCCACACTATGACTTGATCGCACGCTTTCAGGGCGGTCCCAATGCCGGACATACCTTGGAGTTTGACGGAAAGAAGTATGTCTTGAGGTCCATACCTTCGGGTATCTTCCAAGGCGGAAAGATCAACGCTATAGGTAATGGTGTTGTCTTGGATCCGCTACTCTTCATGGAAGAAGCAGAAGGGCTCGCAAAGTCCGGCATCAACCTCAAGGAGCGTCTCTATATCTCTAAGAAGGCTCACCTCATCATGCCGACACACCGCCTCCTTGATGCTGCCAACGAAGCACGCAAGGGAGATGCCAAGATCGGTACTACAGGTAAGGGCATCGGTCCTACTTATACCGACAAGGTGAGTCGCAACGGCTTGCGTGTCGGGGATATTTTGTCCGACTTCGAGGCTAAGTATGCCAAGGCAAAAGCGCGCCACATCGATATCCTGTCGTCTATGGGTGAAGTGGCGGACTTCTCCGAACTCGAAAAGGCTTGGCTTGACTCTATTTCTTACCTCAGGGAGTTTACGCTCATAGATAGTGAATATTATATCAATGATATCCTCAAGGCGGACAAAAGTGTCTTGGCCGAAGGGGCACAGGGGTCTCTCTTGGATATTGACTTCGGATCTTATCCGTTCGTGACGTCGTCAAACACCGTTTCGGCAGGTTGCTGTATAGGTCTCGGGATCTCGCCACGACATATAGGTAATGTGTACGGTATCTTCAAGGCTTATTGTACACGTGTCGGTGCGGGTCCTTTTCCTACCGAACTGTTTGACGAAATCGGTGAGACCATGTGCGACAAGGGTAGGGAGTTCGGCTCCGTGACCGGTCGAAAGCGTAGGTGCGGATGGCTCGACCTCGTGGCGCTCAAGTACACTACTATGCTCAATGGTGTGACAGACCTCATCATGATGAAGAGTGATGTCCTTGACGACTTTGAGGAGATCAAGGTTTGTGTCGCCTATGAGATCAACGGAGAGAAGACCGAGCACTTCCCATTCGACACGACAGCTGAGATCAAGCCCCTCTACAAGAGCTTCAAGGGGTGGCAGACCGACATGACACAGTGTTGTGACGAGGCAGACTTCTCCGAGCCGTTCAACGAATACATCCGCTTCATCGAGTCTTACCTCGGTGTGCCCATTTCTATTGTTTCGGTCGGCCCTGATCGCAAGCAGACGATCGTCCGAAAGAAGTGA
- a CDS encoding FimB/Mfa2 family fimbrial subunit, which produces MQNKVFRTTGLHRFYGLILLASFLLAGCDSTLFNDPVPCTFRLKFKYDFNMKYADAFANEVDYVDVFVYEAEGSFVTSKRIERSQMTSGNTAVLDLIPGKYTFVVWSGLKDQLYKTTPLTVGKSKIGDFRLNVNTKDGATLKQDLTPLFHGILENVVVTGEEHQEATVSLMKDTNKIRFVIYSDNPDQLLPSVVNYDIRLVAQNGTLTGANAIGTDESTVYLPYAVGDFGSDLKGAKYPGAWFEVSTLRLLAQRPTTLVITDKVTGKVLLNCDINQFLSEMRFVSQMKMPLQEYFDREDSYRIVFIIGKDADFLSFLVEVNGWLIRKQSINIVG; this is translated from the coding sequence ATGCAGAATAAAGTTTTTAGAACAACCGGTCTTCACCGCTTTTATGGACTTATACTCCTTGCTTCATTTTTGTTGGCAGGGTGCGATAGCACGCTTTTTAATGATCCGGTGCCATGTACTTTCCGTTTGAAGTTCAAGTACGACTTTAACATGAAGTATGCCGATGCCTTTGCGAACGAAGTGGACTATGTCGATGTCTTTGTATATGAGGCAGAGGGGAGTTTCGTGACGAGCAAGAGGATCGAACGCTCACAGATGACAAGTGGTAATACTGCTGTGCTTGATCTCATTCCGGGTAAGTACACCTTTGTCGTTTGGTCGGGACTGAAAGATCAATTGTACAAGACCACTCCACTTACTGTCGGTAAGTCAAAGATTGGTGATTTTCGTCTCAACGTGAATACAAAGGACGGAGCTACTTTGAAGCAAGATCTGACACCGCTTTTCCATGGAATATTGGAGAATGTCGTTGTCACCGGAGAGGAGCACCAAGAGGCTACTGTCTCCCTCATGAAGGATACCAATAAGATCCGTTTTGTGATCTACTCAGACAATCCTGATCAGTTGTTACCTTCTGTGGTGAACTATGATATCCGCCTTGTAGCACAAAATGGCACTCTTACGGGAGCAAATGCTATTGGCACTGACGAGTCTACAGTTTATCTCCCATACGCTGTCGGAGACTTTGGAAGTGATTTGAAAGGTGCCAAATATCCGGGAGCATGGTTTGAGGTGTCAACGTTGCGCCTTTTGGCTCAGAGACCTACTACGCTTGTCATCACAGACAAGGTGACAGGCAAGGTGTTGCTTAACTGCGATATCAATCAGTTTTTGAGTGAGATGCGATTTGTCAGCCAGATGAAGATGCCTCTTCAGGAGTACTTCGACAGAGAAGACAGCTATCGTATTGTCTTCATCATTGGCAAAGATGCTGATTTCTTGAGCTTCTTGGTTGAGGTCAACGGTTGGTTGATCCGTAAGCAATCGATCAATATTGTGGGATAA
- a CDS encoding DUF3868 domain-containing protein: MIRRLVILSCLFLFVSAAVAQEKYKEQIQFKDLSIERLGDKVGVAVNVDVSQLMLGRDHAVIITPIIRSNQTGDAYEMKSLLVNGSRKQKFYDRAVVTGDLKSFGVPKDLIAVKRVNNSEQQISYYERAPLQGWMEDASLEVKETVIGCASCGILTDILLLKDHLFPMYIEPKYELTYIVPEAETIKRRTERFSASFGYVVNRTELRADFGDNAKEFARVDKLVKDLKDDKNITVTDIVIDGYASPEGGYKHNVYLSKGRAESFASYLTGAHALDKKMFVVNWHSEDWDGLKRAVEASSFDNKEEILAIINSNVEPDPREAKLKKLKVYTTLLRDIYPSLRRNDCAIGYTVRAFNLKEARSIIKVKPQQLSLNEMYLVAQSYGVDTPEFREVFDVAVRMFPQESVAIINASAADIESGNVQVALNRLVKINENPKAWNNLGVAYARERDWASAKKYLNRAIAQGDASARHNLEEVNKQEAQEAKGIRKN, translated from the coding sequence ATGATTAGAAGATTAGTAATACTATCGTGCTTGTTTTTGTTTGTCTCAGCGGCAGTTGCACAAGAGAAATATAAGGAGCAGATCCAATTCAAAGATCTGTCTATCGAGAGACTTGGTGATAAAGTAGGCGTGGCCGTCAATGTCGATGTGTCTCAGCTTATGCTGGGGCGTGATCACGCCGTAATCATCACACCGATCATTCGCTCCAATCAGACGGGGGATGCCTATGAGATGAAATCTCTACTCGTCAATGGTAGTCGTAAGCAGAAGTTTTATGACAGGGCTGTTGTCACCGGTGACTTGAAATCCTTCGGTGTGCCTAAGGACTTGATAGCCGTGAAGCGTGTCAATAACTCTGAACAGCAGATATCCTACTATGAGCGCGCGCCCTTGCAAGGATGGATGGAAGATGCATCTCTTGAAGTAAAGGAAACTGTCATCGGCTGTGCTTCGTGCGGAATATTGACCGATATACTTCTTTTGAAGGATCATCTATTCCCCATGTATATAGAGCCTAAGTACGAGCTCACATACATTGTGCCTGAGGCCGAGACAATAAAGAGACGCACGGAGCGTTTCAGTGCATCTTTTGGTTATGTGGTCAATCGGACAGAACTTAGAGCTGACTTCGGAGACAATGCCAAGGAGTTTGCTCGCGTGGACAAACTCGTGAAGGATCTCAAAGATGACAAAAACATCACTGTCACCGATATCGTCATCGATGGCTATGCTTCTCCTGAAGGTGGTTATAAGCATAATGTTTACTTGTCTAAGGGAAGAGCTGAGTCTTTTGCCTCTTATCTCACCGGTGCTCATGCTCTCGATAAGAAGATGTTTGTGGTGAATTGGCATAGTGAAGATTGGGATGGCTTGAAGAGGGCTGTCGAAGCATCATCTTTTGACAATAAAGAGGAAATCTTGGCCATCATCAATTCGAATGTGGAGCCTGATCCAAGAGAGGCCAAGCTTAAGAAACTCAAAGTTTACACAACACTCCTGAGAGATATCTACCCATCTCTTCGTCGTAATGACTGTGCCATCGGTTACACTGTGCGTGCTTTCAATCTCAAAGAGGCTCGATCCATCATCAAGGTTAAGCCACAGCAACTCAGTCTCAACGAGATGTATCTCGTTGCTCAGTCTTATGGTGTAGATACACCTGAATTTAGGGAGGTTTTTGATGTTGCAGTAAGGATGTTCCCACAAGAATCTGTGGCCATCATCAATGCTTCGGCGGCTGACATCGAGAGCGGAAATGTACAGGTCGCTCTCAACAGACTCGTCAAGATAAACGAAAATCCAAAAGCATGGAACAATCTTGGTGTTGCTTATGCCCGTGAGAGGGATTGGGCTTCGGCAAAGAAGTATCTCAATAGAGCCATTGCACAAGGTGATGCCTCTGCCCGACATAACTTAGAAGAAGTGAATAAACAAGAAGCACAGGAGGCTAAAGGCATAAGGAAGAATTAA
- a CDS encoding Mfa1 family fimbria major subunit (Members of this family are fimbrial shaft proteins (major subunit proteins), found in the Bacteriodetes. The family is named for Mfa1 from Porphyromonas gingivalis, and is related to but distinct from the family of FimA from the species.): MKLIRGLVAILFILLPLSCKQDMLSSSESKGEKAYMAFKVGIPSVKGKSSGRPMLRQHLTDSEESNVKAVYVVLYDKETDNVVLTKDLRISSDIDEIGGDDVSTVPEYRSPDSFVTVGIEVPKHDYKVLVFINPIQEIRELTSVGRPYSAILDPVDARLIITPTTFPEFVMSNAQGPVEVRKVDLHSSTLEAEKNPVTLAVDRMLAKLSIKKHQDGLVVKEGVKVKNINWSVDVTNKKSYLLRKLGNLSTGVAEKLGDTSAREQRYAVDMNFDEDYSAARWQDLSNVFKYRTDYETSDLTQFSPIAEEGQEYRSIYIPENTMAAGRHYPVSTTSVIFAMEYYPANMEEGKTWVSYKDQYFYSYEVFKKMIDDINKNEGMLPGAPEGFVQEVIQNAPYEEKAQIKGNVKIYYKGRVFYRVPIQHFGRGLTSGPDAYGYYGIVRNNEYTVNLKAVLEPGKPFIPTPDPEDPEPDKQNIVFNISVEPWTVRKVSHDL, from the coding sequence ATGAAGTTAATCAGAGGCCTCGTCGCCATATTATTCATATTACTTCCACTTTCGTGCAAGCAAGATATGCTATCCTCTTCCGAATCTAAGGGGGAGAAGGCTTACATGGCTTTCAAGGTAGGTATCCCTTCGGTGAAAGGTAAATCCTCCGGAAGACCCATGCTCCGACAACACTTGACTGATAGTGAAGAGAGTAATGTCAAGGCTGTCTATGTCGTTCTCTATGACAAGGAGACGGACAATGTCGTTTTGACCAAGGATCTTCGGATCAGTTCGGATATAGATGAGATCGGTGGTGATGATGTCAGTACCGTGCCTGAGTATCGCAGTCCCGACAGTTTTGTTACTGTGGGGATTGAAGTGCCCAAGCATGATTACAAGGTATTGGTGTTTATCAATCCTATTCAGGAGATACGAGAACTGACCTCCGTCGGTAGACCTTACTCTGCGATCCTTGACCCGGTCGATGCCCGGTTGATCATCACTCCTACGACTTTCCCTGAGTTTGTGATGTCCAATGCTCAAGGTCCTGTGGAAGTACGCAAGGTCGATCTTCATAGCTCGACTCTTGAGGCTGAGAAAAATCCCGTGACTCTTGCGGTCGATAGAATGCTGGCCAAACTCTCTATCAAGAAACATCAGGATGGTCTTGTGGTCAAGGAGGGTGTCAAAGTGAAAAATATAAATTGGTCGGTCGATGTCACCAACAAAAAGAGTTATCTGCTACGAAAGCTCGGCAACCTTTCTACCGGTGTGGCGGAGAAGCTCGGCGATACTTCAGCGAGAGAACAGAGGTACGCCGTAGACATGAACTTTGATGAGGATTACTCTGCAGCACGATGGCAAGATCTTTCGAACGTCTTCAAGTATAGGACAGACTATGAGACCTCAGATCTAACTCAGTTTTCCCCGATAGCCGAGGAGGGACAAGAGTATCGATCCATTTATATCCCTGAAAACACAATGGCTGCAGGGAGACATTATCCCGTATCTACGACCTCTGTCATTTTTGCTATGGAGTATTATCCCGCTAATATGGAGGAAGGGAAGACATGGGTAAGCTACAAGGATCAGTACTTCTATAGCTACGAAGTGTTTAAGAAGATGATCGACGACATCAATAAGAATGAGGGAATGCTTCCTGGAGCACCTGAAGGCTTCGTTCAGGAAGTGATTCAGAATGCTCCTTATGAAGAAAAGGCGCAGATCAAAGGAAATGTAAAGATCTACTATAAGGGCAGGGTGTTTTACCGTGTCCCCATACAGCACTTTGGTAGGGGGCTTACTTCCGGTCCGGATGCCTATGGTTATTACGGTATCGTACGTAACAATGAATATACGGTTAATCTTAAGGCCGTCCTTGAGCCCGGAAAGCCCTTTATCCCAACACCCGATCCCGAAGATCCCGAACCGGATAAGCAAAATATTGTATTCAATATCAGTGTAGAGCCTTGGACTGTACGTAAGGTCTCACACGATTTGTGA
- a CDS encoding zinc metallopeptidase, whose protein sequence is MINIWWLMLIVPIIGAIVSMRLQAKFKKYSAVPLASGMTGKEIAEKMLADSGITDVRVISTNGMLTDHYNPANKTINLSEGVYAVNSVAAAAVAAHETGHAIQHARAYAPLQMRSALVPIVSFASNIVNWVLLAGIVLVNSFPSLLLIGIILFAMTTLFSFVTLPVEIDASKRALVWLKQAGVTSPQQQPMTFDALKSAAYTYVVAALGSLVTLLYYVSVFLGRRD, encoded by the coding sequence ATGATTAATATCTGGTGGCTCATGCTGATTGTCCCGATCATAGGGGCTATAGTCTCGATGAGACTGCAAGCAAAGTTTAAGAAGTATTCGGCTGTGCCTCTGGCAAGTGGCATGACCGGCAAAGAGATTGCCGAGAAGATGCTTGCCGACAGTGGCATCACCGATGTGCGTGTGATATCCACTAATGGTATGCTTACCGACCATTATAACCCTGCAAACAAGACCATCAATCTCAGTGAAGGGGTCTATGCGGTCAATAGCGTTGCTGCGGCTGCTGTCGCGGCTCATGAGACAGGTCATGCCATACAACACGCAAGGGCTTATGCCCCTCTACAGATGAGATCGGCACTCGTGCCTATTGTCTCTTTCGCTTCAAACATTGTGAATTGGGTTCTTTTGGCCGGCATTGTCTTGGTTAATAGCTTCCCGAGCTTGTTGCTCATCGGTATCATCCTCTTTGCGATGACCACGCTCTTCAGTTTCGTCACTCTCCCCGTCGAGATCGATGCAAGCAAGAGGGCTTTGGTCTGGCTCAAGCAGGCCGGTGTGACTTCACCACAGCAACAACCCATGACATTTGATGCCCTCAAGAGCGCAGCTTACACTTATGTCGTCGCTGCACTGGGGTCTCTCGTCACACTCCTATATTATGTGTCGGTCTTCCTCGGACGAAGAGATTAA